A section of the Enterococcus montenegrensis genome encodes:
- the ftsX gene encoding permease-like cell division protein FtsX, producing MIRTFFRHLLESIKSLKRNGWMTIASVSAVTITLTLVGVFMGVIMNATKLAQDIEKNVDVSVFVDIGTKQPDMDKLKTELEGLDHVKGVHFSSKADELKKIQDAMGDAWQQFEGDSNPLYDVYVVSAENPKYTKTISKEAGNLSNVFRADYGGTNSDRIFKIADAIKTWGLAAAVLLVFVAMFLISNTIRITILSRQREIQIMRLVGAKNGYIRWPFFLEGGWIGLLGSVVPVLIMVFGYNQVYRWVNPSLLRSNYSLLAPDTFTWQICLLMVVVGVVIGSIGSVMSMRRFLKV from the coding sequence ATGATTAGAACTTTTTTCCGCCACTTATTGGAAAGTATTAAAAGCTTAAAACGTAACGGCTGGATGACAATTGCTTCTGTCAGTGCGGTTACCATTACACTGACCTTAGTTGGTGTCTTTATGGGTGTTATTATGAATGCTACGAAATTGGCACAAGATATTGAAAAAAATGTGGACGTTTCTGTCTTTGTTGATATTGGAACCAAACAACCTGATATGGATAAATTAAAAACCGAACTAGAAGGATTGGATCATGTTAAAGGGGTACATTTTTCTAGTAAAGCTGATGAATTGAAAAAAATTCAAGACGCGATGGGGGATGCGTGGCAACAATTTGAAGGGGATAGTAATCCGCTTTATGATGTTTATGTTGTGAGTGCAGAAAATCCTAAATATACAAAGACAATTTCAAAAGAAGCTGGAAATTTAAGCAATGTTTTCCGGGCAGATTATGGTGGTACCAACTCAGATCGAATCTTTAAAATTGCCGATGCAATTAAAACATGGGGCTTGGCTGCAGCAGTCTTGCTAGTTTTTGTCGCAATGTTCTTAATTTCCAATACGATTCGAATTACCATTTTATCCCGTCAAAGAGAAATTCAAATTATGCGTCTAGTAGGCGCAAAAAACGGTTATATCCGTTGGCCATTCTTTTTAGAAGGTGGTTGGATTGGCTTACTTGGTTCAGTCGTACCCGTATTGATTATGGTATTTGGTTACAATCAAGTTTACCGTTGGGTTAACCCGTCTTTATTACGTTCAAACTATAGTTTATTAGCACCGGACACTTTTACTTGGCAAATTTGTCTTTTAATGGTGGTTGTCGGTGTGGTTATTGGTTCAATTGGTTCGGTGATGTCTATGCGCCGTTTCCTAAAAGTTTAA
- the ftsE gene encoding cell division ATP-binding protein FtsE: MIEMKDVMKKYSNGTTAIRNITIDIDQGEFVYVVGPSGAGKSTFIKLMYREEKATKGVLNVAGYDLLNIKNKEVPLLRREIGVVFQDYKLLPKKTVYENVAYAMQVIGRKPRDIKKRVMEVLDLVGLKHKVRVFPSELSGGEQQRVSIARAIVNTPKVLIADEPTGNLDPENSWEIMKLLDRINGQGTTIVMATHNSTIVNTIRHRVIAIENGRIIRDQAEGEYGYDD; encoded by the coding sequence ATGATTGAAATGAAGGATGTAATGAAGAAGTACTCCAACGGTACGACTGCCATCCGTAATATCACTATCGATATTGATCAAGGTGAATTTGTCTATGTGGTCGGACCTTCCGGCGCTGGGAAATCAACCTTTATTAAATTGATGTATCGGGAAGAAAAAGCTACCAAGGGCGTTTTAAACGTTGCTGGTTATGATTTATTAAACATCAAAAACAAAGAAGTTCCTTTGTTGCGCCGAGAAATCGGAGTAGTTTTCCAAGATTATAAATTATTGCCAAAAAAAACAGTCTATGAAAATGTTGCCTATGCAATGCAAGTAATTGGACGTAAGCCACGAGATATCAAAAAACGGGTAATGGAAGTTTTGGATTTAGTTGGTTTAAAACATAAAGTCCGTGTTTTCCCAAGTGAGTTATCTGGTGGGGAACAACAACGGGTTTCCATCGCGCGGGCAATTGTGAATACACCTAAAGTATTAATCGCCGATGAACCAACTGGTAACTTGGATCCAGAAAATTCATGGGAAATTATGAAACTATTGGATCGGATTAATGGACAAGGAACGACAATTGTAATGGCTACCCATAATAGTACAATTGTAAATACGATTAGACATCGGGTTATTGCAATTGAAAATGGACGCATTATTCGTGACCAAGCGGAAGGAGAATACGGCTACGATGATTAG
- the prfB gene encoding peptide chain release factor 2 (programmed frameshift): MELSEMKQQLSTMKDQIQSFRRSLDLDELEEAIAQAEHQMAEPGFWDNTKKAQKVINENNANKATYDQFNQLAAEEEELAVMVEMLEEEDDSEMNAELATRLPALKEKLQTYELSLLLDEPYDHNNAILELHPGAGGTESQDWGSMLLRMYTRWAEKHGYQVETLDYQAGDEAGIKSVTLLIKGHNAFGYLKSERGVHRLVRISPFDSNARRHTSFCSVDVMPELDDTIDIAINPDDLKIDTYRASGAGGQHINKTESAVRITHIPTGVVVASQAQRSQLKNREQAMGMLKAKLYQLEVEKKEQEAAALRGEQLEIGWGSQIRSYVFHPYSMVKDHRNNYETGNVTAVMDGDLDGFIDAFLKMKLRQGED; this comes from the exons ATGGAATTAAGTGAGATGAAACAACAGTTAAGTACCATGAAAGACCAAATTCAATCATTTAGGAGGTCTCTT GACTTAGACGAGTTGGAAGAGGCGATTGCTCAAGCTGAACATCAAATGGCTGAGCCAGGTTTTTGGGATAATACAAAAAAAGCGCAAAAAGTTATTAATGAAAATAATGCTAATAAAGCAACTTATGATCAGTTTAATCAATTAGCAGCAGAAGAAGAAGAATTAGCGGTAATGGTAGAAATGTTAGAAGAAGAAGACGATTCAGAAATGAACGCAGAACTGGCAACCAGATTACCTGCGCTAAAAGAAAAATTACAAACTTATGAACTTTCTTTACTATTAGATGAACCTTATGATCATAATAATGCCATTTTAGAACTACACCCTGGTGCTGGCGGGACAGAATCCCAAGACTGGGGAAGTATGCTTTTAAGAATGTACACCCGCTGGGCAGAAAAGCATGGTTATCAGGTAGAGACATTGGATTACCAAGCCGGTGATGAAGCAGGAATTAAAAGTGTAACCTTGTTAATTAAAGGCCATAATGCTTTTGGTTATTTAAAATCAGAGCGTGGCGTACATCGCCTAGTTCGGATTTCACCTTTTGACTCAAATGCAAGACGACATACTTCTTTTTGTTCGGTGGATGTAATGCCGGAATTAGATGATACGATTGATATCGCAATTAATCCCGATGATTTAAAAATTGACACGTATCGGGCTAGCGGTGCTGGTGGACAGCATATCAATAAAACTGAATCTGCTGTACGTATTACCCATATTCCAACAGGTGTTGTAGTGGCTAGTCAAGCGCAACGTTCCCAGTTAAAAAATAGAGAACAAGCAATGGGCATGTTAAAAGCAAAATTGTATCAACTAGAAGTTGAGAAAAAAGAACAAGAAGCAGCTGCATTAAGAGGCGAACAATTAGAAATTGGCTGGGGTTCGCAAATTCGTTCTTATGTTTTTCATCCTTATTCAATGGTTAAAGATCACCGTAATAATTACGAAACCGGAAATGTCACAGCTGTAATGGATGGTGATTTGGATGGTTTCATTGATGCCTTCTTGAAAATGAAACTACGTCAAGGTGAGGATTAA